A stretch of Fulvia fulva chromosome 4, complete sequence DNA encodes these proteins:
- a CDS encoding O-methyltransferase asqD, producing the protein MWALSWHPQPRMTAQRGTPFYGRYTHDLRQKIETPMHTIQRVTALNLWEAIAIRIAINMTLLRVVTEAAGPLSATQISQRCHAELHFTQRLLRTLNSFGVLERSISTDGTPTYSPTSICHTFAGQTGAASMRCWFDFFTPGFMLMPSQLKANGHKSFNSPDDNVYSRANGQPGRTTWDVLAESPYQQDWGTLVAEYTQNHKDWLDFYPVEDHLIHGAREDFDATSMVDVGGCTGSQALAFLQRFPSAPGRTIILDLPDVLPPPHARVDNLEYHPHDFFTPLPSHLDGARFYYLRYIGHDWPQGSWVKILQNVRVAMTPGYSKLIIHDLILPEEPSQTVAVQDLLLMGHGGGEDRDEARHRSAIEAADLRVCGIWDPRDGVSEVILECEVAEEAKDSNMNEV; encoded by the exons ATGTGGGCGCTGAGCTGGCATCCGCAGCCAAGAATGACGGCGCAGCGCGGGACGCCATTCTACGGGAGATACACGCACGACCTCAGACAGAAGATCGAGACACCAATGCACACTATACAGAGGGTCACGGCTCTCAAC TTGTGGGAAGCCATCGCCATCCGCATCGCCATCAACATGACTCTGCTACGGGTTGTTACTGAAGCTGCAGGGCCACTGTCCGCGACTCAGATCTCTCAGAGGTGCCACGCCGAACTACACTTCACTCAGCGTCTTCTACGAACCCTGAACTCTTTCGGCGTGCTGGAGCGGTCTATTTCCACAGACGGCACGCCCACCTACTCACCCACTTCGATCTGCCACACCTTCGCCGGCCAAACCGGTGCAGCATCAATGCGCTGCTGGTTCGACTTCTTCACCCCGGGCTTCATGCTGATGCCCTCCCAGCTCAAAGCCAACGGCCACAAATCCTTCAACAGCCCCGATGATAATGTCTACAGCAGAGCTAACGGCCAGCCTGGCAGAACGACATGGGATGTCTTGGCTGAGTCGCCATATCAGCAGGACTGGGGCACGCTGGTGGCAGAGTATACACAGAACCACAAAGACTGGCTGGACTTCTATCCCGTTGAGGACCATTTGATCCACGGCGCACGCGAAGACTTCGATGCGACATCCATGGTCGATGTAGGAGGCTGCACAGGCTCGCAAGCTCTTGCCTTCCTGCAACGATTCCCTTCAGCGCCAGGCCGGACCATCATCCTCGATCTCCCAGACGTACTCCCACCACCTCACGCTCGCGTCGACAACCTCGAATACCATCCCCACGACTTCTTCACACCCCTCCCTTCCCACCTCGACGGTGCGCGCTTCTACTATCTCCGCTACATCGGCCACGACTGGCCGCAAGGCAGCTGGGTCAAGATCTTGCAGAACGTCAGAGTAGCGATGACGCCTGGATATAGCAAGCTGATAATTCATGATTTGATTCTGCCCGAGGAACCTAGCCAAACCGTTGCGGTGCAGGATCTTTTGTTGATGGGACATGGTGGTGGCGAGGACAGGGATGAGGCGAGGCATAGGAGTGCTATTGAGGCTGCGGACTTGAGGGTGTGTGGAATTTGGGATCCGAGGGATGGGGTTAGTGAGGTGATTCTTGAGTGTGAGGTCGCGGAGGAGGCGAAGGATTCGAATATGAATGAAGTGTGA
- a CDS encoding E3 ubiquitin-protein ligase hel2, with product MATAAPSAPAGDSNAGSAGPQNRGGHRGRGRGRVGPRGGGGGFAEGSTFNGGDSARGDGGGRSRGRGRGRGGGGGRGRGNRDRENSQSTAQSSGQDPTQAQIPPQPGGTGVFGARLTKDANGNPKGENEGAEIAGDDVEAEVCFICASPVSHNCVAPCNHRTCHICSLRMRALYKSKACAHCRTEAANVIFTDDAEKRYEDFKTGDIFKDDPNLGISYEKLEIFEDTVLLLRYNCPDEDCDVACLGWPDLHRHVRSVHQKVMCDLCTRNKKVFTHEHELFTHQELRKHEKYGDDNPGAIDQSGFKGHPECGFCRQRFYGEDELFTHCRERHEKCHLCERRNPNSPQYFQNYDALEAHFNKDHFPCLDQECQEKKFVVFDSEMDLKAHQLQEHPNGLSKDARRDARRVDISSFDYRPQYQEPRRGGRRPGRGRDPNAEAMPAASAGQMSRAELAHQREREIQSAQSVTSRSFGGQLSAPDPTPAQARGPAQSRALASPQVNNAQPAAPAVQPISPRPAQAQTPQEQARALRHATVTERAGNLLRNDKVKLDEFRERISAYRNDRISAGDLIDAFFALFDTSSDQLGKLIKELADIFELSSKRDGLLKAWSDWKAINEDYPSLPGPAGANTTAAGILGQGVGASRVLKLKSSTAQSSRSSVGRQASWGTASGTTRSNPFPSLPPTNGGPSTARGQAPPAPTPNWLAMRPAGSSTSSSARPSPQPSRNVSSANLSNKSAFPSLPAAKKPTSTVFTPGYTGRGVIRSDSNYAGANAWGGGGSASNGASTPVLQAEDDGAGKGKKGKGKKQVLFNWG from the coding sequence ATGGCGACCGCAGCACCTTCAGCTCCAGCGGGAGACAGCAACGCAGGATCAGCAGGACCACAGAACAGAGGAGGACATAGAGGACGCGGCAGAGGAAGAGTGGGTCCaagaggaggaggaggaggctTCGCAGAAGGCTCTACGTTCAACGGCGGTGATTCAGCACGAGGAGATGGCGGAGGAAGATCTCGCGGTCGAGgaagaggaagaggaggCGGAGGAGGTCGCGGCAGAGGCAATAGAGATCGAGAAAACAGCCAGTCAACTGCACAATCCAGCGGACAAGACCCAACACAAGCACAAATACCCCCTCAGCCCGGTGGAACTGGCGTCTTTGGTGCTCGCCTTACCAAAGACGCCAATGGAAATCCAAAAGGCGAGAACGAGGGTGCGGAGATTGCAGGAGACGATGTCGAGGCTGAGGTGTGTTTTATTTGCGCATCGCCAGTCTCTCATAATTGTGTTGCTCCATGTAATCACCGCACCTGTCACATCTGCTCCCTCCGTATGCGTGCGCTGTACAAAAGCAAGGCTTGTGCGCACTGCAGAACGGAGGCTGCAAATGTCATCTTCACGGATGATGCTGAGAAGAGGTATGAGGACTTCAAGACGGGGGACATCTTCAAGGACGATCCGAATCTGGGCATCAGCTATGAGAAGCTAGAGATCTTCGAGGATACTGTACTCTTGTTGAGGTACAACTGCCCGGACGAAGACTGCGATGTCGCATGTCTTGGATGGCCGGACTTGCATCGTCATGTCAGAAGTGTACACCAGAAGGTCATGTGTGATCTTTGCACAAGGAACAAGAAGGTCTTCACGCACGAACACGAACTCTTTACACACCAAGAACTGAGGAAGCACGAGAAGTATGGTGACGATAATCCTGGAGCCATCGATCAGAGTGGCTTCAAAGGGCATCCTGAGTGTGGGTTCTGTCGACAGCGCTTCTACGGCGAAGACGAACTTTTCACTCATTGCAGAGAACGGCACGAGAAGTGCCATCTTTGTGAAAGGAGGAATCCAAACAGTCCGCAGTACTTCCAGAATTACGATGCTCTTGAGGCGCACTTCAACAAGGATCACTTCCCTTGTCTCGACCAAGAGTGTCAGGAGAAGAAGTTTGTAGTCTTCGATTCAGAGATGGACCTCAAGGCACATCAGCTGCAAGAGCATCCCAATGGACTGTCAAAGGATGCACGACGAGATGCTAGGCGTGTTGACATCTCATCTTTTGACTACCGACCACAATACCAGGAACCACGTCGAGGAGGACGAAGACCTGGTAGAGGTCGCGACCCGAACGCTGAAGCCATGCCTGCAGCTTCTGCTGGGCAAATGAGCCGTGCCGAGCTTGCTCACCAAAGGGAGCGAGAGATTCAGAGCGCACAGTCTGTAACAAGTCGGTCTTTCGGTGGGCAGCTCAGCGCTCCCGATCCAACGCCGGCACAAGCGAGAGGTCCGGCGCAATCCCGAGCGCTAGCAAGTCCTCAGGTCAACAACGCCCAACCTGCAGCACCTGCAGTACAGCCTATCTCACCGAGACCAGCGCAAGCACAAACTCCACAAGAACAAGCAAGAGCTCTACGACATGCTACTGTGACGGAACGTGCTGGTAATCTACTTCGCAACGACAAGGTGAAGCTCGATGAATTCCGTGAACGCATCTCGGCATATCGAAACGATCGAATCAGCGCTGGCGATCTCATCGACGCCTTTTTCGCACTGTTTGACACCTCTTCAGACCAGCTTGGTAAGCTCATTAAAGAGCTCGCAGACATCTTCGAGCTCAGCTCGAAGCGTGATGGCTTGCTGAAAGCGTGGTCAGACTGGAAGGCTATCAACGAAGACTACCCTTCATTGCCGGGTCCTGCTGGTGCCAATACTACCGCAGCTGGAATCCTTGGACAAGGCGTTGGTGCATCACGAGTACTGAAGCTGAAGAGCTCAACAGCACAAAGTTCACGTTCCTCCGTTGGCCGACAGGCCTCATGGGGTACAGCCTCCGGCACAACGCGATCCAACCCTTTCCCATCGTTGCCACCAACCAACGGCGGCCCCTCAACAGCACGCGGACAAGCGCCTCCAGCACCCACACCCAATTGGCTCGCCATGCGTCCCGCCGGTTCATCAACCTCCTCATCAGCCCGCCCTTCACCACAACCAAGCAGGAACGTCTCATCGGCGAACTTGTCCAACAAGAGCGCCTTTCCATCTTTGCCAGCCGCTAAGAAACCCACGAGTACCGTCTTCACACCCGGTTACACTGGTAGAGGCGTCATTAGAAGTGACTCCAACTACGCTGGTGCTAACGCCTGGGGTGGGGGCGGAAGTGCCAGCAATGGCGCGAGCACTCCAGTCCTACAGGCTGAAGACGATGGGGCTGGGAAGGGGAAGAAAGGGAAAGGGAAGAAGCAGGTGTTGTTTAATTGGGGTTAG
- a CDS encoding Short-chain dehydrogenase/reductase eupG produces the protein MSTDSTIILVTGANTGIGYETVKALLRSDRKYTILLGGRDISKAGAAAKYAQDEVKSSAGSTVSPLQIDVTDDSSITAAFHTVQSKHTDIDVLINNAGASFDSNLLSKELSVREVWNRSWDTNVTGAHIVTEAFLPLLLKSWAPRLLFNTSGLSSLEDASNPKSPFYKEAPAGLPKPFSPIAYQCSKTGLNMLIVNWTRLVKDGVKVFGVAPGFLTTGLGGNPEMLKKAGAGDPSKGGAALVAVVEGKHDENAGRVVREYGDSAVQNW, from the exons ATGTCAACGGATAGCACAATCATCCTCGTCACCGGTGCCAACACCGGCATAGGCTATGAAACTGTCAAAGCACTCCTCCGCTCAGACAGAAAGTACACGATCCTCCTCGGTGGCCGCGATATCTCCAAAGCGGGAGCCGCGGCCAAGTACGCACAAGATGAAGTGAAGTCGAGCGCTGGAAGCACGGTCTCGCCGCTGCAGATCGATGTTACAGACGACTCCTCCATCACCGCCGCGTTCCACACCGTACAATCGAAACACACTGACATCGACGTCCTGATCAACAACGCCGGCGCCTCCTTCGACTCCAACCTCCTCTCCAAAGAACTAAGTGTTCGCGAAGTGTGGAACAGATCCTGGGACACGAACGTCACGGGCGCGCACATTGTTACTGAGGCTTTCTTACCCCTTCTGCTCAAGTCTTGGGCGCCGAGGCTGTTGTTCAATACCTCCGGCCTATCGTCTTTAGAAGACGCATCAAACCCCAAGAGTCCCTTCTACAAAGAAGCACCAGCCGGTTTGCCAAAGCCGTTCAGCCCCATTGCGTATCAGTGCAGTAAGACGGGGCTGAACATGTTGATTGTGAACTGGACGAGGCTGGTGAAGGATGGGGTGAAAGTTTTTGGGGTGGCGCCTG GCTTCCTGACGACAGGACTTGGTGGCAATCCCGAGATGTTGAAGAAAGCTGGCGCGGGAGATCCGAGTAAGGGTGGTGCGGCTTTGGTTGCGGTGGTGGAGGGCAAGCATGATGAGAATGCTGGGAGAGTGGTGAGAGAGTATGGTGATAGTGCGGTGCAGAACTGGTGA